In Oryza sativa Japonica Group chromosome 1, ASM3414082v1, the genomic stretch atattgacagcaattgggtgtgatgggaacaaccaggttctacctatggctttcgcatttgtagagagcgagaacactgaaagctggtactggttcctagagagagtgcacattgcagtggtgcgtatgaggcccaacgtttgccttatacatgatcgtcatgcgggtatgttgcgggctattgactacttgcagaacggttgggatgagaagggacttccagctaagtggcctgatgttcggagtcggtggtgcatgcgtcacatgggtgcaaatttctacaagcaattcaagaacaagcatcttatggatctctttaagaggctctgtgcacagaaccaagagaagaaatttaatgagttgtgggacaagttggatgagttgacaacgaagcaaacagatgagcaatctcgcagaccacaagttgaaggtgacgagcctcccatacctcttggtgcattacatgatgacccaccaacaatgagaaggaggtcagggtcggccatcagaaatttctctcagtggattgagaatgagcctaaggagaagtgggctctattgttcgacaccgatggatctcggtatggcataatgacaaccaatttggcagaggtgtacaactgggtaatgcgaggagttcgggtacttccattggttgctattgttgaattcatccttcacggcacgcaagcctactttagggatcgatacaagaaaattggtccgtccatggccgataacaacatagtgtttggcaacgtagtgacaaagtacatggaagataaaatcaaaaaggcacggagacatagagttgttgctcaaggcacacaagtgcatcggtatgaaataatgtgtgttgataggagcaggcgtggtatctatcgcaagcaagccgtgcaggaatgtatcttgaaggcggatggtggatgtacctgtagttgtatgaagccgaagcttcatcaccttccttgctcacacgttcttgctgctgccggtgattgtggcatatctcccaatgtgtacgtctcaaattatttcaggaaagaagcaatctttcatacatggagtgaggagatatatgggttcgggatctcaggatcttacacaacgctgagtgcccaagttttttatattccagatccatctaagttaagggtgaaaaagggtcgacgccaaactagacgcatcagaaatgatatggatgagtcagaagcaggtgggaggactttacgctgcagcaagtgtgatctgcgcggccatacttacaagaaatgcccgaagaatgcagaagttccaagcggcgcagatgctagtccatctggacaggcaagtgatggtaggcgaccacctggtgaaggaacaacaagcaggcgcgcaaggccaaggcgtcgtcgcgcagcaggcgattccatggtgtaacaatgctttcgatttaggaaataaaatgatgtaatgagtgttcggactaaatacttctatcgtgtaatttcaattcaatcttgttgtaatgagtacctccgactattgttgtactagtagtattgcgaactattcggtgttgtatcataatgttatcgtgatgagtgttcggactaaacacttttgtttgtttgtactcttgtttaatatgtgttagtaattcgcttatgaacatttattacttatgttgaactaattatttatatgtttctgatcaacctatttgatgcaggtatggcgtacgacacaccggcgctgttgaaccgtgggattgacaggaaccaccgctcgttcctgtcagcagtcgagggtgcacagctcggcaccttccgtccacgcacgtcgcgcgagtggttgcgtgtcgacccccgtcacgttccttggtacgcgtatgttcacatttgaactcaactttgctttgttttgcacttatgtttgaagtttgctctatacaggttgcgtgcggcaggccttctaccactttgtaggcttgttgaggcggcggcggacgaccgtgacccagcgaagcggtgggatgcagaccggtcactccttgccgctcttgtagaccgctggagacctgagacgcacacgttccaccttccctgtggggagatggctccgacactgcaggacgtgtcgtacctgctcgggctaccgctggcgggagcaccagttggtcccgtcgacggtgtttttgggtggaaggaggatatcactgcgcgcttcgagcaggtgatgcgccttccacacctaggaccgaccaccacccttcctccgtactctacagtcgggcttagcaaggcttggttgctccagttcactgtaagtaaataagttgttattatcatacatgcttatttgcgaccggatgagtgttttgtactaacatttcattcttaactgtaggcggaccttctgcaccctgacgctgatgattactcggtccgacgctcccttgaggcgtacctgttgtggttgttcgggtaggtgatgttcactagcacccacgggcacgctgtggacttccggctggtccactacgcacggtccatcgcggatgctcagccacaggacgtgccgcagtggagctggggttctgccgtgctagcagccacgtaccgtgccctctgtgaggcgtgcacgaagactgacgcgggagcgatcatcgctggctgccctatgttgcttcagctttgggcagccgagaggtttgccatagggcgaccagtggtggacagcgcaccctacggggttggtcgcagcgcgcagtggccagaggacggtcccacgatggggacttactggtgtcgacgtggggttagtgcaacttcgctgcgttataagtttatcagtcctcttcttttttttccttcacataacatgtctaattcctatcatgtttattgcagcgtcgttacgctcacgtccaggtgagacgtggttacccggacttcgtgttcgagtttgaccgtctccagccgagcgacgtcatctgggagccgtacacagaagaggccgtcgctgcgagagcaccgctaggactttcgtccttgtgcacacgcgaccaggcttactggctcaccatcctgccgatggtgttcgacattttcgttgagcctcactgcccgcagcgtgtgatgagacagttcggacttaggcaggtgtttccgggcaacgtgcagccgaccgtcccccctgccgaccactcgtgagttcggattgttcatttctaaatttttatggtaattacatcatcgagccatacaatttacctctcttcacaggttgactcgacggggacagctagcaggcgcactttgggctccacgtgtacagcagtacgttgacgactgggtgttagctacagaggaggtgatcaacgagctcttcccacacacggaggagaactaccgtgactaccttcgctggtaccttcctcgcactcgttcgcgtgtgaccttcactccagacgccccagagccgcacgttgccgctgtcacggacgcgtatcccacgcaccgtgaccgagactacttcgtggcggtacgtccaatttgtattacttccaacaattatgtcatttatcttgcataatataggacaactactgaattttttatttccatcttgcataggctgatgcggcacgggatatcagtgccgatatcaccgcagtccaggtgaggttgaacagaggtttgcacttgactgacgttgagcagagggcgaccttcgaccggatgcaggagaagatgcgtgcggtcatgcgcgtcttctcctgtcgcagcgccgtggacgtcgtacctccagctggtccggtacacccacggcctcgcgcgcctaccgtcggagcaggacctcgtttgtcttcgagcgcccctagcttcggagcagtgcgacctacagcaccggtttcgcacggtacagttcagcccagatattagttcatttttgtttcagcttttgcacgaatgtgtcaccatgttttaactgcacgtttcctcatcgcaggacctcgtctgcatTCGAGCGCGTTCgtaggcacgaccggcgcttccgcgagctccgcaggggcgttcgccacctcttcgggcgcgttcgccagctcttcgtcccacggagcgtcgatccctcacccacacggtactttactttttattaatactgttaaatacctgtacgaaactgatggtccttgtccagcaggatttgcagccgggatcttcggtactggggcctcttcgtctcacgccggtaggactggtcctactagccagttctacgacgacgacttgcacggtgcagaccaccaggacgtactagtctcctctcagcttggaggagctccagaggcgcacactcaggagcagccagaggtcacacctgtacaggcaggacgggttggccgtgccgtacccccggaccgactcacgtactcccaggggcacattagggcgcagggtaggagggacaggggtaagaggcctcgtcagtagtgttctacctcttcagtccttatgtgaccgtttcttttggcttacaaacttgtaaagcagtactacttttgctattactactgcagtactacttgtgtttgtctcgtctacgtagttcttttcattcatatggtgcttgaacaacttatgctcacaacaacacactttcggcgcttcacggtagtgccatatccagtagcgcgcacagtccacaacagcacacatgaaaagcggcagctcgagttatcactatcaactttcggcgctgcctgttgacataaagtgaatcacgcccacgcgtgatcgtcttgtcacatctaatgaataatgtatctcattgagttcacatatattgcactgaaaacgacgctatataattgacaatctgaaggcaacctcttcatatcttctttccaactaccacaccacacacgaaaatggaagcctattaattggtaatacgtaatctagaattgagattatgtacaacattcttcactacaattttacattttggcagcaaaccaaatatgatcaaatgcaattttaccttaccaaatatttggtagtgccaaaacttgcttatattttggcattaacaaaatatttgtacggtaacattccaaatatgccctaaaaaataataaaattgtattttaccagtcttggagattttaatcttgtatagttttcaatataaaaagatttgataactattgatatttatatacaaaaaaaatatagagcacagtacaaaatcgccctcccccagggcggcaagggggccgcctgcaaaattccatgccccctcgccgcccatttgcaggcggccccccgcacagtgcaaaatcgccctagcggagggcagcaagggggccgcctgcaaaattccatgccccccctcgccgcccatttgcaggcggccccccgcacagtataaaatcgccctcgcggagggcggcaagggggccgcctgcaaatttcgttgacggccgtcgcccgagagcgaacggccgtctgccacgtcattttcgccgccctctgggagggcgatttttaaaaatcgccctcccagagggcggtaggcgactatttccgttaattttcaaaatggaaaattatttttgtaaaacttttaataaaaaaaattataaataaaaaaaattcctaaatAGTCCTTATTTGGGCCCATGGGCCTGATAAGCCCAACGCATCCGGTACAATACAAGTTCTTCTTCTATACTACACGAGTGGAGAGGGAGATATAGAGACGGAGAAGCGAGAGGGGAAGAGCACCGACCTCGACCTAGCTAATTAAGGCGCAACACAGAAACCCTCACCGCCGCCCGCATCCATGGCGGAGGAGCACGAGACgaggccgccgtccgccggaaggccgccgtcgtccggCCGCGGCAGGGCCGACGACGCTgacgagagggaggagggggagatcgccgacgacgactccggccacgcgccgccgcaggccaaccccgccgcgccgcacccGCTCGAGCACGCCTGGACCTTCTGGTTCGACAACCCGCAGGGAAAGTCCAAGCAGGCAACCTGGGGAAGCTCCATCCGCCCCATCCACACCTTCTCCACCGTCGAGGACTTCTGGAGGTTTCCCACCccccctcctcttcttttccCCTCCACAACCTCTCCATCCCTTGCCTTCATGAATCAGTATTGTAGATTCCCCATCTAGCTGTTTAACCCGATTCGATTACATGCGTTAGGCTTGCCACTCATGCCCACTTTACTTTGTCCATGTCATAGGCTTCATGTGTAGGACTGAGATCTAATGTggatctagttttttttttttttgacttggtTGCAGATTAGGCAGAATTGTTTTGAGGAGGAGTACACTCTTTTCGTGAATTATAGTGTTTTTCTTTAAGCAGAATAATATTTCACATCTTCATCGATCAGTTTATGTTTCATGCTGTGGATGGATGCTTTTCTTTGTTTATCTATTTTGATGGAAACTTTACTTAGTATAGGGTGATAATCTGTATATGCTATCATCATAATGTTCTTAGATGAACAACATGTCTTGAGGAAAATTTGTCTTGAGTGATTGATACCCTGGAAGAAAACGTCTCAAGTGAGAAGTACCAAACTCAAATACTTATTCCATGGTCAACTGTAGAATTGAATTCTTAGTGCAGGCCACATGATTTGTTATGCCTTTATTTTAATAAGCCTAACTGTGGTTAAATCGGTGTGCAGAGTTTGTTTGTTGAAATGTCGGTACGCCGATTGTGATTTCTTGGCATGGTTGGGGAAATCAATATTATGTGTTATCCTACATTGTAGTGCATTACATTTGAGGTGCAGAGTTGGGTGTTCTTTGGTTTCTCTTCATGCATATGTGTTGCAAATTGTGTCCAAGTGTTCTGCTTGTTCACACTTAAGCATTTGTTTACAGTCCTGCTGTCATAATTATGCTTTTGGCACCCTTCATGTTTCATGTCAGAAATATTTGTTGATCTTGCTGTATCATTGTGCTGTTGTGCCTTTTGACATCTTTCTGGCTGCATCATAAGCCAGTTATTTATTGGCGTTCTTCTATTTTCAGTTCTAGGTTATTTTGTCTAAGTCAGatattatatttaatataaACATATCTTTTTCCATTGTCATCATGAAAGGACATGAATCAGATCCTTCTAAAATGCGTAtgatccttctttttttttttctggccgAATATTTGTCATCTTTTACTTTCCATGTAGTATTAGAACTTGGAAGGTGATTGGCTGATGGTGTTTTGTTCTGTTTGGTGATTTTGAATTTTATGTATCTGACATTTATAAAAAGAATGTTAATTCTCTGTGGCTCTATTTTTTTATGAGTAATTTGAGCATCCTGAGTTGATACATGTTCAGAGATCTGAGATAGTCCACGTATGTTGACACATGTGTCGTCCTGAGTTCTCTCGACAGTTTATAACATGTGTCATTTGTCGCAAATTATATCAATGCATGTGCTTCAGGGCTTCTTTCTTTCTGCTAACAGCTCGcttaaatattattattttttggcaATTTGcttcagtattttttttccttctatctTTTCATGTATTCCTTTAGTCTAATAAGGTTGAATGTGGTATTTCAGCCTTTATAACAATATCCATCACCCAAGCAAGTTGGTTGTGGGAGCTGACTTCCATTGCTTTAAGAATAAAATCGAGCCAAAATGGGAAGATCCTATCTGTGCTAATGGAGGTAAATGGACCTTCAGCTGTGGCAGAGGAAAGTCCGACACAATGTGGTTGCATACTGTAAGCATTATTTGAATCACTTATTTGCACAGTTATCCTTTATACAAATATCTCCCTAATTCTTTACCTTATCCTGTGCTTAGTTATTGGCAATGATTGGCGAACAATTCGATTATGGGGATGAAATTTGTGGAGCAGTTGTTAGTGTGCGTGGCAAGCAGGAAAGAATAGCTATCTGGACTAAAAATGCTGCCAATGAAGCTGCTCAGGTACTATTTCTAAGATATGTGCTGCTAATTTATTTGTTACCTGCAGATAATAACCACATAGTTTTCAACAtcattaaattcaaacttttaCATGTCATTGCTGTCAAATACCACTATGTATTAATAATGGCATGATCTGGTTATCTGGAGCTATTTATGTCTTGAGCCTGTCCAAATGTTGCTCTGTACATGTGGAATGCTCTCAATCTGCATATACACAATGCATAGCTGAAGAGATATATTCCTGAAAAGATTGCAACATTTGGGTGCACTTGCTTAAACTTCCAGGTGAAGTTTGTCATAGGGGGATTTTCATTATTTTGGCCAAGATCATGCTATATACATTGTGCAGCTATTTTAACCAAGGTTTATATTGAAACGTTAAGTTCTGTTCTATCTTGGTGTTCCTTTCGTGCTATATTGTCCGCGTTATCTCTTGTAGTATTTTCTTGCCATTTTAGCGTTTTGTATGACTGCTGCAATATATGCATCTTGTGGCAAGTTTTTTGGTTCCTCATCACATCATTATTATATTTGATTCGCCTAGGTAGGTCAGATAAGCTGAACATAATTGTTTCTCTTTCTTCATCAGATAAGCATTGGGAAGCAGTGGAAAGAATTTCTGGATTACAAGGACTCGATTGGGTTCATTGTTCATGTGAGTAGTCCTTAGCTTTGTTACATTATATGCCTGGATGAATAACTGTTTCTTATTCGTGCCCTTTTTGGTTGTAGGACGATGCAAAAAAGATGGACAAAGGTCTCAAGAACCGCTACACAGTTTGATCTGAGCACTCCTGTCCAGATATCCAAGAGAGTAGTATATCCACATGTAGGATGGGTTTTCTTCGATGCTTTAGTGTTTGTCATTCGCTTGTAGCGAGCGCTTGAAGGCTATAATATTGCCGTGAACTGTTTAAACTTGAAACGTAATATAATGACGTATCAGAGGTGTCTCTGTACTCTATAAATCAGTCCAGTTCTTCCTTTGTTTGCTGGTATCTGAGGGTGCTTGTTTGTTTAGTCTGCCGCTACCGCTAGCTAGTTTCTCTGAACCTGCATATTTTGACGACGAATATTGACTGGGAATTGCAGTGGGATATACTTTCCAAATATGAAGACATGAGCGAGTTATATGCTGAGAGTTTGGTTAGCTGAATTTGCTTCATACCGTTTTGCGATCTGGGATGGtttatgattattattattatcactAATTGTGTGGTTgcatctaccctataattcaccaactacACTCCTACAAACCCCGTTCATCAAATCTGACGGTCCAGAATCATTTGATCCAACGCCTCAAAATCGTCGCGGACCCTCCCCTCCGCACGCgcgtcctcctctcccctttcctCACGCGCATCCTCCCAATCACGCTCCTCACACgcatcctcctctctctcgcacgccgccgacgccgcactctcacgccgccgccatcgccctaTCCAGCGCCATCCGCCATCGCGACGCCGCCACGCCAACAACGGCCATCCCTCCTCCGTCGGCCGGCGTCACCAACGTCGTCGATCTCCTCCGCGCCTCCGCCCAAGCCGATCTCTCCCGTCCGCATTGCCACCGACGGCCGCTCACCGATCTGCTCCGCTAGCGTCGATCTCTCCCGTCCGCATCGTCACCGACGGCCACCTTTGCCGATCTCCTCTGTGCCCAAGGTAAATTTTTGCTCACAAGAATTTGACCAGGTTACGAACTGAATGAATTCCTGCTTTTTTTGAGTTCTGATTTTGGTAATGCACGTAGAATAGTGTTACAGAGAATTTGGTAATGGAGATAAAATAGTGTTGCAGAGCCCTTCTTGTACAACTAGACCCCATCCATCCCTTTATGTCATCATGTGTATACTACAAATTATGGGAATCAACTAAGTTCCATTGTACTATTGCAACTGGTAATAGGATTTTATTACTGTACTCCATTTTGCTACGAGTTGCAAAACAGGATGGTGATACAGGTAATCAAATTGATTTGAGTGTCTTTTTTCCACCGTCATGAGATAGGTACTGCTACTGCTGCAATTTTTTCCCATATAGCAACAACCCAGTTATCTGGATTCACTACTTATATTTGTGTAAGTAGATACCGGGGTGGGTAGATAAATATGTTTCTGATGAACTTCAAACATACGAACTGAAATTTTTGCAAATGACTTCACATATTTATTTGTGATAAATCTCCTCTCACATAAGACAAACAATTAGCAATATATGGAGCATCAACATGTACTCTATTTGATAATTTGTTCCCTTTTTTCCCTTTACAGGACAGAGTGAAATTGCTAACCAACTTGTGGGGTAACTACTCCATTCCAAAAGACAACCCATACACTGATGACAGTGACTTAGAACTAGAAGTTTGGGCATTGGGTCTTAGAAACCCGTGGAGATGCAGCTTTGATTCCGCGAGGCCTTCCTACTTCTACTGTGCCGATATTGGTCAGGTAACATTCAGCATTATATGAGCAACTCATGATAATTTGCTacttttaaatttaatactATTGGTTAACAACTGATGCAGTAAAAGTAGTGGTTCTTCATCAGTTCTTCTTTTTAAGGAAATTGTCCATTTTACTCCATAAAGTAAGCTATCAGTCATCAAGTGTGCTGGCTTGCCAACATCAGGTCACTGTCTTCATACAGTGTTTCTCAATTCCTGCATTTTGTTTCCACCTCTCCCTTGCACGAAGCCCTCTGCTATCCACCAGCGTACAACATGGGAGCAACTTTTTCAGATGTGCTGGAAGGTAGATGTAGCTAAAGGTTAAGGATATTCCTGATAGGTTCTACGCTTGGGTTGTTGCTTATCTCCCGGTTAAGTTGTTTATATTTGCGCCTAAATACCACTTCGTTCTTGTCACCAACAAACATCGATTCTTCATATTGGATTGGAGTTACAAAATTAGCATTTCAGTTTGCAGTACATGACAGATTCATGTGTTATATCGACTGAAATTCATATGTTAGTTCTGAGCTCAATAATGTACACAATGTTGGAATGCATAGTTGTTTGGCGGGCTTTGGCAAGGGTTGTTTCACTTCTGAACTTTATTCATTTATTTACCCCATATTTTCTAtttagagaaaatataatgatctcTATTTTGACATGTGATGGAATAAATTTGTGCTTTGGGCACTTTAAGTGTTTATCTATGGCTTGCATTTTGAAGCTTTATGCCTATGCTTTGAAAATTAATGTATGGAGTATATTTGTGATATAGTCAAATTGATGAGGAAAATcattaaattttagaaatatatTCTTTTTCTTATTACATTACCTTAATTCAGAACCTAAAATCAACATCATCTTGCTTGTCTTGCTTGGGTAGTTTGGTACATTATACAAGATTgctgcatatttttttaatgaatacTTGCAGAAAACTAATGTTGTTGTTTCAGATTCAGGCATTCAACACATGGTATATTTCAGAATATGTATATAGCTATGTTAAAATTTCAGAATGTAAATAGGCATACATGGAAGCACATGATAAGACAGTTTAAGTTATAAGTTACCATGGTTAAGATTCTGAAAGTCTAAACTTTGGAATATTCATTGATAAAAGTTAATTATGAAAGTCTTAACTTTGGTTTGAAAGTCTGAAAATCTGAAATTCCGAACATGCAGCGGCTAATATCGATTGATCAATTGAGGCGTGGCCCGTGCTGCCAAAGTGAATCGTTCCAGATCATTTGGTACTATATGTGAACTGGAAATTTATTTTGTAAACTTTCACCGCCATTAGCTTTTGAGGTAGATGACACCAAGCTGAAGCATGTTGCATTTTTGGTCTACTTAAGTACTTGGATCATTTAATTGGCTGAAATGCACATGTAAATTTGTTTCCCAGATCCAATAAGTTTATAGTACTTTCTGATCGGTGGGAAGACCTTGGTGACTGGGTGAGCAACAAAGCCACCTGCAGACTCAACTTATGTCTTTGCTCTGTATGTATGTTCTACTGAGGGAAAGAAGATGCAAGGTCTCTTGGACTCTCAATTCTCTTAGGCCAGGTGATCAAATGAAAAAGGGAAATGTTTTGAGACTGAAGTTCTATTGTAAACCAGATATATATCAAATATTAGATGCTATAGACTTCTATGTCTATGCCTGATTGTGAAGTTGTACAATAGGCTTGCATTGTTTCAAATCAAAAGATAGAAAAGTCACGATGTTATTTTACTCACATCGCTATGTAATTAACAATATAGTAATTGGCTCtgtcattcttttttttaagaatgatAAACTTTAATAGTTTAATTTGCATTACTAAATAttaccgtagcgttagcacgggtcAATTACTAGTGAGCTTTAATTCATCGTGCTCTTCATCACCTTCACCCATCCTGGCTTAGTAAGAAAAACCAATACAACGTGGCATATATTTCTGGAGGTTGAAAGCTGAAACGCTCTATTAACACAAAAGAGAGCCAAATACGTTCTCTATGTATAACTAAACCAAGCGACTATATGTAACTAAACCAAGCGAGAACAATAATATATGATGAAAAGGTAAATGATGACgtggaataataataataataataataataataataataataataataataataataataataataataataataataatcaaaggaaaaaaggaaaaggaataataatgaaatgaaatgaaaaaaaaaagaaaaggaaataaagcaGTATGCATTGACCAGGTCaacgggagagggaggggcaaAATCGGCATTTGGCACCGACATAGTCGATCCTTGCTGCTGCCTCCCCTGCCTATATAATCCCCAaatcccctcctcccttcccctgGCCTCCATCGGTATATAAGCCCCAGATTTCGAATTCCTCTCTGCGGCTGCGCTTTGCTCCTCCCCTCAatcctcctctccgctctcgctCTCAGTCTCAGATCAGGTATGCGGCTGGTGCTTGGTTCGATTCGATCATGCGATTTTTTG encodes the following:
- the LOC136355534 gene encoding serine/threonine-protein phosphatase 7 long form homolog; this encodes MFTSTHGHAVDFRLVHYARSIADAQPQDVPQWSWGSAVLAATYRALCEACTKTDAGAIIAGCPMLLQLWAAERFAIGRPVVDSAPYGVGRSAQWPEDGPTMGTYWCRRGRRYAHVQVRRGYPDFVFEFDRLQPSDVIWEPYTEEAVAARAPLGLSSLCTRDQAYWLTILPMVFDIFVEPHCPQRVMRQFGLRQVFPGNVQPTVPPADHSLTRRGQLAGALWAPRVQQYVDDWVLATEEVINELFPHTEENYRDYLRWYLPRTRSRVTFTPDAPEPHVAAVTDAYPTHRDRDYFVAADAARDISADITAVQVRLNRGLHLTDVEQRATFDRMQEKMRAVMRVFSCRSAVDVVPPAGPVHPRPRAPTVGAGPRLSSSAPSFGDLVCIRARS
- the LOC4323837 gene encoding eukaryotic translation initiation factor 4E-1; translation: MAEEHETRPPSAGRPPSSGRGRADDADEREEGEIADDDSGHAPPQANPAAPHPLEHAWTFWFDNPQGKSKQATWGSSIRPIHTFSTVEDFWSLYNNIHHPSKLVVGADFHCFKNKIEPKWEDPICANGGKWTFSCGRGKSDTMWLHTLLAMIGEQFDYGDEICGAVVSVRGKQERIAIWTKNAANEAAQISIGKQWKEFLDYKDSIGFIVHDDAKKMDKGLKNRYTV